In Rissa tridactyla isolate bRisTri1 chromosome 5, bRisTri1.patW.cur.20221130, whole genome shotgun sequence, the sequence TTAAGGCTAGAACtgaagagaaagggggaaaaccaACTTATTTTACAACTGAATTACAAGGACCATAGATTTGACTAATTCTAAACTATAGGGAACCTTTATCttcttcagtcttccttttttccccagcattgtAACAAATACTGACTGATGTTATTCAGATACAACACCTAAACTTAAAGAGAACCAGCTTTCATGCAGAGAtcaaataaatacacatacatgcacacacatatataattttttcattCACATGCAAATTCACTTAATTCTGACTCCTATAATCTCATAAAGTAGCTCTTACTAAAAGTACCATTCTCTGACAAGATATAAACCCTTAAAGCTCATATAACAATAGTTAGAAGTATACATTTCAGTATATGTTTGATATTTGTAGATTGTTTGATAAAGAAGAACTCTATATTAGAAACTGATCAGGCATAACTTTTTCTCAGCTAGAGAATACACTTCTGTCTTAATTTTTGAACCTCACAGTTGTCAGAGGTGATGAGCAATTTACATTAACAAAGCTAATGACTTCgattttcaagacagaaaagATCCAGTATGTCTACACGTACACTTAATACACAGTTTCGAGAGTTGCAACTCTTGCTTTGTGGATGAATGTTGAAAGTGGAAGAAATTACATTATGTAGAACTGGTCTTGTCACCATTACACTTAGTAAAATTAGAGAAATTACACTTTTTATAAAATGAGCCCATTAACACAGTCAGACTTGCACAGGTTTAGCAGAAGTTTGTACACAGTGTTCGAGCTTACCAAATTGCTGCTGCAATAAAGGTAGCTGTTGTGATAGGTATCAATGCTGGATACTGTGCATCATAGTCCTCAATTCCACAATACCACTCAAGATAGAGTATGCAGTAAAAGGCAACAGATAAACACACAGCCAATAAACAACTGCCAGAGGCAAACCACCAGCTGTGGGGAGAACACACATTAAGCACAGTCACATTGCAGTTCGCCCATTAATCTTCATTCTAGTCTAGAGACAGAACAGACAATACCTGTTAATTAGACAGATCAACCTGGAGatcctgtcatttttttcttaaattacttttaCAAAACACTTTTGCCCTTTTAAAGCTGTCTAATATACATACCTACTTGAGTTTAATTTTGCAATGTATCAGTCCcatcatttatttttccctcaaatATTTTGAGCATGCAACGCAACAGACCTTGTCAGTGATCTACTATACTACCacacaaaaaatactttgttggtaatgaaataaaataggcTCTGCTGCAACTCACTATAAATTAGACTACTGATTTTTGTGCAAGAGAAATGTTGCAGAAAAGCTTTAATAAGATTTCGAGTTTATGAACTCTCAAATTTAACAGACAAGAAGcatgaagatttttctttatagCAGCTGAAGAAAACCATAGAGAAATCCAGGATTTCAAACTCAGAAtgaagaaaacacagcatttgcaATTATTTAGGTAGACACACTTTTGAGCCTCTTTGCGGACATACTTCAAGAGTAAGACAGGAGAGACAACTTGGGAGGAAGGTGCACTTAAATAAAATCTTATACTGAATGTGtatttagcaaataaaaatttttaaaagtgaattctTATTACAATAGTTTGATTACTAAATTACAAAGGGTAATCAAGTATCTTCCTACTCAGGTAACATTTGCCCTGGTATTGTACAGCAAATACCATATGCTATTTTGGTACCTCAATACCACCAATTAAGAAATCTGCATTAAGACAGCAGTTGCCATAGTCTACCTAAACAAACAATGCAGGAAGACAGTGTCCTACAGGGAACAGATGGGGCCACCCAAAACTTTGATCATATCCTGGAGTCACTAGTTTGTAGCCATAGCCAACTGGATGTACAGCATATCCAGACCAGCTtggcagagcagctccagagAATCTCACAGCACAGAGCGAGGCCCTGTTCAGCTTCCACGTACCGATACAATAATGACAATGAGAGTTTTAAAAGCACTTCCAGGTGAAGCtatctaaaaatatttaacaccCATCaatccatttaaaataatttaatagaaaagaaatagaatttACTTCATAGAAGTAAATTTCACTAATCTTTTGCTGATCTACTCAAAGAAGTCTAGAGAACTTCTAGAAAAATTAACCTCGTTTTGACATTTAAAGataaatttcagctttttttgattaaaataaaatcaaaaccccaacattttcaagaaaacagGCAGCAATTTCTTGTACTTAAGTGTAAACTTGAAGGTACAATATTAAAACATCCTGCTATTAGAACAAATTTTGCATATACACAGATGGCTCAAAAGAgcctatagaaaaaaaataattacagcaaaaTTTTCAGCATtgtatttacttaaaaattaggtaatcatctggtccaacctccctgctcaagagccagttgcccaggaccacgtccagatgacttttgagtatctccaaggacagagactccgtacctccctgggcaacctgtgccagggcacggtcaccctcacagcaaaaaagcattttctgatgTTCAGGGGAaacctcccatgtttcagtttgtgcccattgcctctggtcctatcactgggcaccactgaaaaaagcttaGCTCTGCCTCCTgtgcactctcccttcaggtatttatgtacattgataagatccctatgaaccttcttttctccaagctgaagactCCCAGCTTTCTCTGTTCTTACTGTAGATCTTGTTTATCCAAGATTTAAAACAGTGTTCAGATGTAACAAACTGAATATCACTGCAAGACGAAAACACAACTTTCTTTGTTAGAAAAGATACCTTACCTATCTGCTTGAGCAGTTTctttaacagttttaaaaaaatcaaagtagtaTGTCACAGCAATCGATGCCAAAATCCAGAATGCAGAATGAATATTCAGTCTGCTAAGAGGCTTCCTCTTCTTCTCTACAGCTGTAGACTCTTCTGTAAATAAGAACATAATTATAGCACTAAAGCCAGTCATTACATGGAGTATGATTATAGTTACGTAAAACACGATGCTTTATCCTTATAATTCATTTATCTTTGTAGATTATTATACTCAGTATAATACACTTTTTATTACAGAGGAAGTATTCTAAAAAGCTCTGCACATTTACTGAAATAATATAGACTAAGCAAGGTACCCTTTGATAAAATGATAAAGCAGTAACAATCAGCACGTACTGTGTCTGGGTACCCTTTTCGGAAATTAACAGCTGACTAGATTTTGTAAgggttatttaattaaaaaccttCTGGtgttaaagcatttttattaatcTAGCATATAGAAAGTCACACTGATATTTCCAATTACTAATTTATTTGTAtccttttttgttaattttagtATTTGCAAACTGATTTCAGACATATATAATTTTCCTGTACTCAACTGCAGTTATTTCACTAGAGATACTCAGTTTCAGGAGCTGCTATGATTCATGCTGCATACCTTCAGCAGGTAAACTAAAACTATCATTATGCAGgaaagtatcttttcttttttccctcatcaCCACACATTTAGAGAAAGCAAGACAACAGAGCAAGCAGGTTAGAAAGCATATTTTTGTGCATGACAGTAACCAACTAACACACTCAGTATTTATGCACACTGTCAAAAAAGGTGTCAAAGGTGGCTTCCATGTCTCATATTTTGAACTTCATCACTGTAAGTTATTGGTGGCGTGTGTGCCTCCAGCAGTGTAATGTATGCTGGCTCCTCCACAGGCATTATTATCACCAGCTGAGTGTGCTAACAGGTCTGCTGGAGCTtacaggcatttttattttttatttcctggatTCATCCTCATGTACTGCAGCTTGGGTCTAGGGCATTTAAGCAACTTCACCCCCACCAAGAAATGCGTGCTCACGAGTCCTTTACACAACTCACGTCTCCCTTCTCGCGTCCAACTCGCTGTTAGGCGCTGACGCCTGAGGGAAGAGGTGCTGGCCGCAAGCAGGCAGTATCCCACCGGACCCTTTACCGAGGAGCCCCCTCACTCCTACTGTGACCACGCTCCGTCCCCTTCCCCACTCTGGCGGCAGCGCTGCGGCAGGTGCTGCCTGTcaccgcccccggcccgggcACTTCTGTCACACCGCCCGGCTCCGCTCTCCTCCCCTCCCGGCGGGGCCCCCGCGCCCCCAGCACCACCCACCGGCCGTCCCGCCGCCCCCCAAAGGCGGCTGCGGCAGTGGCGGGTCGCGGGGCTCTGCCCCTCGCCTCAAAGGGCGCCTGAGCCTTGGGAGCGGCTCCCCGCCGCTTGCGCCGGCCTCCATCTTGCGCCGCTCCGGCAGTGACGCCAGCGCGGGGGCGGGAAGCGCGGCGGCCGTTACGGCCGTTGGCGTGAGGGGAGGCGGGCCCGTGtgagggggcagagggaggggggcAGCCGGAAGGACCGTGTCCCAGCGATCAGGGCCGCTGTGGCTGGTCGTAGGCTGGGCGAGCCCGTGGTCGGTCGGAAGGCGAGTCGGAGCGGCTGGGCCCCGCGGCGGTGCCTGGCTGCCGGGGCCGGAGTGGGGCGGAGGGCGCTGCAGGAGCACGGCTGGCGCAAGTGATGATCCTGTTAATGGCCCAGCGACGCATTATAAATCAACAGTATCATAAATCGTGCTAATCCCCATTGAAAACAGTGAGCGGTGTGATGCAAATCCAAGTGCAGAAGTGAGGTTTGTTTTgtcaaaataattaataaaaatagggaaaaactGGGCGCATATAAATATTTTGCTCATCACATTTTGCAAAACGTGCTCTTAAGGACAGATGGGAAAATCTGGATTCTGTGACAACTGAGCAGTGGTTTAGATGGAACAGAGGAAAGCTCAGAGAGGTTTCAAGAGCCGTAGGAATCCTGTAATACTGGATGCTGCAACTTAAAACTGAAAATAGCCATCTTTACAAGGCAAACTGAATAAAAGTTAAATAAGCTAATAAAATGGTAAATTGTTTCAGTTCTGTAGCTAAATTCTGCATAACTAGATTTGAAGTCACCTCCGCATATTTCTGCAAACAAAACCTTGAAATTTACTACATTATTATTGATTTCTTGTTTATTCACATGGACAAACTCAAAGCTACTAAATTGTATTGACAGATTAATCTTAGGTGTGGTCATTAATAAGAATATTGTGAATATATAtttaacaggctgcccagggaagtggttgagtcaccatccacggaggtatttaaaagatgggtagatgtggtgcttagggacatggtttagtgatggttttggcagtgttatgttgatggttagACAATCTTcgagtcccttccaactgaaatgattctATATGTACTGTATGTTTTGGGGTGTGTTCACTGAATAAGTAACatggcttttaaaatttgtttctatGTTTGTAATGATTTATTAGGCTAATTAGATGGTATGTGTGGTACTTAAATTCTGTGCTTTCTTAGATAAAATCACGTGTGGCATAATGTCCCTAATAAGGCCCCTAATAAAAAATCATACTGACTACAGAATGGAAGTACCTGTCCGATATGGCACCTGTTACAGGTAACTTTACCCTGTGATTAAGTATAGAAATATTCAATAAAAGCTCTTCTTATAAGGtagattgaagaaaaaaataattttagtctgTGAGGTTTACTTACCGAAAGCAAATTTATAGTCCTAGCTGTATATAgattaaagttaaaaaaaccaaatgttTAATTACCCGATTATACTTTTCTATTTTAGAACGTAAACTGAgtattttgcatgaaaacagtGAATATGAGAAATATGTCAAATTTTCACTTTCCACATGTATTCTCTGCATGTTGTATGGCACTTATCAACATAAAAGTCTTgttgagaaaacaggaaaatcagaaagAATGGAATGTAGGCTGTGGAtaaataattatgtattttatcAATAAACCCTAAAAAATGTCAGGCCATCATAAGGGTAGGAACTAACCGGTAGAAGCTAGATAGGGTACAAGCTGGAGTTGCTCTGACTTGCACTGTTTTTAAGCAGTTCTAAACCTGTTGGGTAAATAACGACCTTATCAAATGCCCCTTTAAGTGGGTGGGAAAAAAACGGGATAAGTATTAATAAAGTAATAGATCTTCTGCATATATAGCCTAATTCATACAATGTTTTAGCAGGTTTAACTCAGTAGACTTCCATCGGTTTAATTAGTGTAATGATGCACCTTGGAAGTACATAAGACTAAGttttttcaatgtatttaatTACCACAATTATTTCTTACATTTGGTTTGAACTGTAGGTGCTGAAGCAATGGAGAATCTGATTTAATCTGTGCATTCTACAGTTAGAAGAAAAATAGCACTGCTCTTCATTTGTCATGTAACCTGATATGTAGATACCCTGTGTTGTATAACCTACCTGGAGATGTTATCTTTTCAGCAAAGAGGCTGCTAGCAGtaatttatcaggaaaaaaaaaaaaaagactatatatTCCTAAACGTCCTATCATCTGTTTTATAAATGAGCGAGGTTCTGGGACAAGGGAAGCAAGGGTTCTGGTTATTCTTTTTTACTGTGCATTGAGTTTTGAGTAAATTCAGCCTAAAAGGAATggaacaaatttttattttttttttctgcaggaagctGGGCCTTCTACATCTGAAATTCACATGAGCCCTGTCACAGTGAGTAGAAATTGTCTTTCCCAGCCTTAGAACATGTCTCACGTAAGGGCCAACCACATTATAGTCCTTAGTGActacagtgattattttttatgTAGTTTGGTTGAATATTTTGAAGTTAACAGCTTGTGGAAGCCCCTGAGCTCTGCTTTATTAGCAATGAAATAgaggtttctttgttttatttcctttgagtgAAATGATTACCTCAGCCTTCACTTTCATGCTAGTGAttcaaataagaaacaaaggaTATCTTCATGTACTTTCTTTGCAAAAGCTATTCACAGGAAATATCTTTGATTTAAACGTAGCAATTAAATAAAGATATATGCCTGAAAAGGTTAAGGTCTGTTAGTGTTGTTAAACTGAAGACTCCTGTTTACCTACAGAGTAGGTATTGTGCAAAGAGATGAAATAAGACCTTCCCTTCCCTGACTCACTATTGACCTTAACCGAGACTGCTCATGTTCGGTGTTTGTAGAGCTGAGATGTTTTCTGTGATCTTTTCACAGAGCTTCTCTGATTCAGAAATTATTAATCTGTTGAAGAGTAGATAGCGATCAGGAGCTGAATTGAAACTGTTACAAAGTGAACAACATAATTAACAAAGCATCTAAACAACAGGCCTGTTATGGATAATTAATTCTTGCAAGTTAAAGTTTAAGAATCCCTGCAGAAATATtaggcagtattttaaaatgtggtgCTTGATCTGATAAATTTAGTTAACTCTCTGGGAAAGCAATTTGTGAATTTGCAGATTCTGTGAAAGAAATGTACAAAGAGTAGAGTTGGCAGCAATTTTTTTGTCAGCTGTATTCCTGGTCCCTTGTGTAACGTGAATTCTTCCCACATTTTCAGAAACTGACTTCAACgcctgtgcatttttttttcttttaaatagagaAGAATGCTTTGTAAGttatttgaatgtttttaaatattcaggTTTTGCAGTTTTAAGTGAAAGTTGAATTTTGCAATCTAGTTAgatattttgaaattcattttcttGTTACTTGCTGAGTATTTGCTATTTACTGATTAGTTGGTTCTATGTTGATTTACAGATAACCCTTAAAGACAAACACAAGTGGTAGCTTTTTATATTCCTTGACTGAGTACATATAAATTTTAGAATTAGACTTCCCAGTTACACTTCTAGAAAGTCAAATTAGTTTTCTAGTATTCTAGCAAATATTCGTAACTTTTTCCCCATTACAGAAATCAATGGCTAAATTAGCCCAAATGTTATCTGTTCACAGAGACCTGACTggaattttcttaattttgtatCTAAGTAGGTCTGGCTTCTCTCTCCATATGTTCATTTTTAACTGAAGGAGTTTGGCTACAGTGTAGGCATAGTCTTAATTTTGGGGAACAATTGTGCCATATACTCTGCTTTCCGTTCAGGAACTAAGTAATAATAAAGTGAGTAGTAATCTGCTGCTCATCTTCCACTATCAGGAGTAAAAGGATTGGATGAGTAGAGGTTCTCCATCCTTCCTGAACGTTGTTCTTGGAGTAAAGCATTGCACATCCTCTCATACAATGAGTGAAAAAGTAAATACATTGTCTAACTCATGCAGGTaggaaaaaagccttcaaatAGTACTACAGTTCGCTTGCTTTCATCTAgcattcttttaattattttaaattcagtacaatgggaaaaaaaaatcatcaaaggaCTTAAAAGCACTTGGTATGAATAACAATGCAGATCTGAAGAACAACTAAAGTTTAAAACTCAATCAACTCTGAATGTGGTACATACACAAACTATTGAACTCAAGTTGAATTCTCATGCGAGTATTAAGTTACAGTGCAGCCCTGAATTGACCCTTTAGGAAGGAAACAATACATATAATAGCGTGTTTGATACCAAGAATGCACTATATATAAGCATGCAAGCATTTGAActtcataaaggaaaagaaagcagaaaagataaaGGCAGTTAACAAGGTGAAGAGGACAtctaagagaacagaaaaaaaatgcaccacaTAATGTCATCTGATTTATCTAGGTATATTATTCTTCACCTTTAAATTGTCTGCCAATTACAAAAAAGTGGCTGGTCCAGAACATTATTTAATCTGAAGTATCTATTTGATGGAAGACCATTTCAACACCCTcaattttccaattaaaaatgttGGGTAGCTTCAAAGTTTGACTCTTGCCTTTTGCTATGATCAGCATTAGGAATATAAAATGCAAACGCTGTTAATTTCAGCTTGGATCTTCAAACGTgtaaacaacaaaacacattaaataaATCTGGACAAACCATTCTCCTAGAAGTTGCTAAGTAAATCTTCCTACTCTCTCTCCTAAATCATTTGTTGAGTTTAGTTTCACTTAACTATGTGTACTTTCTTAGGGAGTACAATGGCTCTCAAAATGTTTTCCTAAGACTACAGTTTAATGATACAAAGCATTTGGCAGCAATACTTCAGCTATGATTGTTCTTGACTGCTCAATCCCCAGTAGTGGTATATAATACCTCTCAGTTTGAGAATTTGATCTGGTTTTAAAAGCCTGCAAAAATGCGGGGGTGGCGGAGGTGGCGGAGAGGCAAAAGCAAATGGCCAGATGTGGGAGGATGGGAAAGGAAACGCTTGGGAATTACTGAAACTGATTTCCTCACTGAGGAAAAAGTCTGTGCAACGGTGCGTCTTTAACAATATGACAAGAATTTAATACTTAGGACATTTAGGAACATCctaaagttttggggttttttttggaataaTGAAGATCACAGATCTAATTCACATGGGAAAGACTACCAATTGTGGGAGTGGGCATTCAAGTTCATTATTCATTGAACATTTGCTGTGCAGGAGTATTGCTCTCCTTCGGCATGACACTTTATTTCTCTATTGATAGAGGTTAGCATTCTTTTAGGCTGTGGTAGCATATTAACTATTGTTTTGGAGATGGTCT encodes:
- the TMEM128 gene encoding transmembrane protein 128, which encodes MEAGASGGEPLPRLRRPLRRGAEPRDPPLPQPPLGGGGTAEESTAVEKKRKPLSRLNIHSAFWILASIAVTYYFDFFKTVKETAQADSWWFASGSCLLAVCLSVAFYCILYLEWYCGIEDYDAQYPALIPITTATFIAAAICFNIALWPVWSFMTPLLLFIQFMGVVMLVSLLG